The Actinomycetota bacterium sequence TTACTAAAAGTCCTATTTTTTAATTTAAATTCCTTTATTTCACTTTCAACTTTCTTGTCTCCCTCACAATAAACACTACTTAAAAATAACAAAATTGAAGGGTATATTGACATTAATGAAAGCTTTGCATCTGTAGCTATCTTTACCCTTTCAAAAAAATCAGGACTCCATTTGCCGGACATCCCTTCTGACAGTAAATAGCTGCAATGCTCCAATAAAAAAAGATATAACGCCTTTTTACTTCCAAAGTAGTGGAAAACCATAGATTTTGAAATTCCTGCAGATAAAGCTATATCATTAATGGAGGTTTTTCTGTATCCATTTGCAGCAAATGCATTTATTGCAGAATTTATTATGCGTTTTTGTTTTTCTTCTGGAATACGTTTAAAGTTATCCATCCCATCCCTCCCAATTTAATAAACCGTTTCGGTCGATATTACTATATCCAAGTCGGCCAATTCTGTCAATTTAATTTTTGTTACCATATATCGTTAATTCCCCTGCCTATCCTATCTCTCAACTCCTTCTAAAAAAATTATCCATTGCCGAAAAGACTATTTTATATATTAGTATACCTTCCATTGTGGTTGGAGTTATCCTGGCAAAAACTGTTATGGTTTGCGGGAGTGCTGGTTAAAAAGAATATCTTGACCAAAAAGGTAGGTACTATAGTTTGGCAGGTATCGTTCTGGGTATAATTTTAGTCTTATATGCTGAATTTTTGCAGGCAGGATGTTTTTTAAAATATTATGGTAATAAAATTATATTCTTATTTCCTTAAAAACTGTTTTGAATCTATTTAGTTCTTTTAAAACCGGTTTGAAATTTCATAACCTTGGCCAGTCCGGTTTTATGCCATTGCAAAACTTAATTTAAATTCTTCTATTTTAAGTTTAAAACTTACTATTTCCCCATAATAAAAATTTCAAAATGTGTTCATTATCCCCAGCCACTTGCGCATGTTTGCCATGGCTACATTATCAATC is a genomic window containing:
- a CDS encoding TetR/AcrR family transcriptional regulator — encoded protein: MDNFKRIPEEKQKRIINSAINAFAANGYRKTSINDIALSAGISKSMVFHYFGSKKALYLFLLEHCSYLLSEGMSGKWSPDFFERVKIATDAKLSLMSIYPSILLFLSSVYCEGDKKVESEIKEFKLKNRTFSNQIALKGIDDSKFKPDIDINLVFKILLYFTEGYLSKIPIRNNSDIRLMINELGECLNLLKNNFYKESCL